Proteins found in one Zea mays cultivar B73 chromosome 1, Zm-B73-REFERENCE-NAM-5.0, whole genome shotgun sequence genomic segment:
- the LOC103644871 gene encoding U-box domain-containing protein 21, translating to MPSINKPVHHTDPLAERSPTIQCPPSSSMSSQQWWTAPAKEEAPPPPEFMCPITLDLMQDPVAAPTGITYDRAAIESWLLAGGQRACPVTHGELRAGDLVPNHTLRRLIQDWCATSRCCCSVDRVRVPATPEEAAVAELESATRAGDAERCAAAARGVRRLARAAEQNRRRLESAGAARALSMAFTSFADTADAAVAIDVLDAVLAALVLVMPMDEEAILVVGSSSASVARLVAVAANGDLHRRLQAVVVIREIISLSVYRGTACTIGLCANTEAIARVLVKTIRDAICPPATRACLVAAYHLARSGESAATRLSVAGIVIVLVELLVDADRSTAEKALAALDAALASRDGRARARADALVMPVLVKKMFCVSDAATALVVSALLRICKKCPEDDEDGTAVAGAARRHAIVEALQLGALQKVLLLLQAGCREETKGNATQLLRLMVRYQGCGECVDAMDVRGLKRDTAILTG from the coding sequence ATGCCCTCCATAAATAAACCCGTTCACCATACCGATCCATTGGCAGAACGCTCACCCACTATTCAGTGTCCACCTTCGTCGTCCATGTCGTCCCAGCAGTGGTGGACGGCTCCCGCCAAAGAGGAGGCGCCACCGCCACCCGAGTTCATGTGCCCGATCACGTTAGACCTGATGCAGGACCCTGTGGCGGCGCCCACTGGCATCACGTACGATCGTGCTGCCATCGAGTCTTGGCTGCTTGCCGGCGGCCAGCGTGCGTGCCCTGTGACACACGGCGAGCTCCGCGCGGGAGACCTCGTCCCCAACCACACCCTCCGCCGCCTCATCCAGGACTGGTGCGCCACCAGCCGTTGCTGCTGTAGCGTCGATCGGGTTCGGGTCCCTGCCACGCCCGAGGAGGCCGCCGTTGCCGAGCTCGAGAGCGCCACGCGCGCAGGCGACGCCGAGCGGTGCGCTGCCGCAGCGCGCGGGGTCCGGCGACTCGCCAGGGCGGCCGAGCAGAACCGGCGCCGCCTCGAGTCCGCCGGCGCTGCGCGCGCTCTCTCCATGGCGTTCACGTCGTTTGCGGACACCGCAGATGCTGCGGTCGCCATTgatgtgctcgacgctgtgcTGGCAGCGCTGGTGCTCGTGATGCCAATGGACGAAGAGGCCATCCTGGTCGTGGGCTCGTCGAGCGCGTCCGTAGCGCGGCTGGTCGCCGTCGCCGCGAACGGCGACCTGCACAGGAGGCTGCAAGCCGTGGTGGTAATCAGAGAGATCATCTCGCTTTCAGTTTACAGAGGTACCGCGTGTACGATCGGTCTGTGCGCCAACACCGAGGCCATCGCCCGAGTGTTGGTGAAGACGATCAGAGACGCCATCTGCCCGCCGGCCACCAGGGCGTGCCTGGTCGCCGCGTACCACCTCGCGCGCAGCGGCGAGAGCGCCGCGACGCGCCTCTCGGTGGCGGGGATCGTGATCGTGCTCGTCGAGCTCCTCGTGGACGCTGACAGGAGCACGGCCGAGAAGGCTCTCGCCGCGCTCGATGCAGCACTGGCGTCTCGCGACGGCAGAGCGCGTGCTCGTGCCGACGCACTCGTCATGCCCGTGCTGGTCAAGAAAATGTTCTGCGTGTCCGACGCGGCCACCGCGCTCGTCGTGTCAGCGTTGCTGCGCATCTGCAAGAAGTGCCCGGAAGACGACGAGGACGGCACTGCGGTGGCAGGGGCAGCTAGACGGCACGCCATCGTTGAGGCACTGCAGCTGGGCGCCCTCCAGAAGGTGCTGTTGCTTCTGCAGGCGGGATGTAGAGAGGAAACCAAGGGAAATGCTACTCAACTGCTGAGACTGATGGTCAGGTATCAGGGCTGTGGGGAGTGCGTTGACGCAATGGATGTGAGAGGGCTCAAGAGAGACACTGCAATTTTGACTGGATAG